From the genome of Uranotaenia lowii strain MFRU-FL chromosome 1, ASM2978415v1, whole genome shotgun sequence, one region includes:
- the LOC129738329 gene encoding transmembrane protease serine 11D-like has product METFHCGIPYFLSYYNLIHRLQLTASHVDDGSDPNPNLYPWTVMIKVGNKLACSGALITDRHVLAAAHLSSIKRAAPLKVNVAKVLVHELYDQDSTENDIAIIRLERAIPVDTYIRPICQPDPIDSYAGQNGLDVEWVDKVELGLVLSEIRQLSLPILSNEQCQSSFGAGVIPDNLLCAGPPIEGAGAGAGVLFAGRKDRAARYNLVGLVSLRRRVSLKQTISSPSVYTRVSTYHDWIQSNTYDGCQCEL; this is encoded by the exons ATGGAAACATTCCATTGTGGAATCCCCTACTTCCTGAGCTATTACAACCTAATCCACCGGCTGCAACTGACTGCAAGCCATGTT GATGATGGATCCGATCCAAACCCGAACCTCTACCCATGGACGGTGATGATCAAAGTTGGTAATAAGCTAGCCTGCAGTGGAGCTCTCATCACCGATCGTCATGTACTAGCGGCGGCCCACT TGAGTTCCATCAAGAGAGCAGCTCCATTGAAAGTCAACGTCGCGAAAGTTTTGGTTCACGAGCTATACGACCAGGATAGCACCGAAAACGATATCGCTATAATTCGGTTGGAACGAGCAATCCCGGTAGATACATACATCCGACCGATCTGTCAACCTGATCCGATAGATTCTTACGCTGGTCAAAAT GGTTTAGACGTAGAATGGGTCGACAAAGTGGAACTGGGCCTGGTACTCTCAGAGATACGGCAGCTATCGTTACCGATCTTGTCGAACGAACAGTGTCAAAGCTCATTTGGAGCGGGTGTCATCCCTGACAACCTGTTGTGTGCTGGACCACCAATCGAAGGCGCTGGGGCTGGTGCAGGAGTACTATTTGCCGGGCGCAAGGACAGGGCGGCGCGTTACAATCTCGTAGGCCTCGTTTCGCTCAGAAGAAGAGTCAGCCTGAAACAAACGATATCTAGCCCCAGTGTTTACACCAGGGTTAGCACCTACCACGATTGGATCCAAAGCAATACGTATGACGGATGTCAGTGTGAGCTGTGA
- the LOC129745396 gene encoding mucin-2-like, protein MVKLGTVLVVLVLLVVFSISSSRADESEKTKHDHHRQEKEKISHQPEHEKKVASVQNAKEDRIFVTRKDSQGPSHQKPAKQPTKTKNKVKVDRPKKPSEPVLAVVASPAAKVTKKPDKPAEKETVVKSESKAPRPPLFALLNENKLNEQAASSVGSGSTDSPTRGSLSSSTVASENEAAVSDDQSTVASSSDLPTESTTVETSSVDLSSVSGSSTSESSPSDQSSSPPVLPHFENILASLQQIQSLSSNPNFTGGIAHESELDKLLNATTNGTSAAGSNPFSFTVLSEEVKNQSLIIQNISVPAYTSQLQLLLLQQPSVNVTGLDLSTVAIDGDFSTAASTASSTSEADSSASVTTDTSTDSSTVTDPEPQASTTGEADSASNSASESTTPGEVTEASQSVSEEDSVPSSMQETSSSATDTSPAESSTAAGESDSTPSEESMASSSSSGDESEPTTAVSESTSPSETTDSASSTDAPVEPSTEMSNAESSVSFAAPVEPSTESSNAESSASSAAPVEPSTEMSNAESSASSAAPVEPSTESSNAESSASSAAPVEPSTEMSNAESSASSAAPVEPSTESSNAESSASSAAPVEPSTDGAGAESNTSAAPSTVGSDAESSVSSEAPAESSTESSAGDSNAAAAPVEPSTMGSDTESSSTSAAPSTEGSDSESSVSTAAPIEPSTAGLDAESAFTGDLSSIGFQPPFLANFSLFQFLSVNGSSKPSQLQQLLANYTQKVNHTRTPISEENKPSFPSLMNPHLPLIYQNISHNSSLIQLLAATNMGSIKGPLDQITNTLTGLTAGFGAGNPFSGSTNSTGAPGTNPFEVLSGLFQGGLNNASNIGTGLFGQLPSLNTNGSAQKNPLFAPSPGWFNRPTLIYNFTAANTSFENLALNSSSLNDPLIISAFPAKPASPVDGLSGAGQAALLQILATIPAPADSTNAGNESPIPAIPAIPAVPAIQEIPSTSGVLNPLQGNFTNTPSSPISGLPWSGPGALQQLVAKLPAPSNAGNTMKDPPIPAIPAIPAIPAIPAIPSIPEVPNLQGLTGNLTNAFTNPLGALTGPGQAALQQIIATAPTTSNATNTMSDPPIPAIPAIPAIPAIPAIPSIPEVPNLQGLTGNLTNAFTNPLGALTGSGQGALQQLIATVPTTSNATNTMSDPPIPSIPAIPDPSLNDPLIISAFPAKPASPVDGLSGAGQAALLEILATIPAPADSTNAGNESSIPAIPTIPAVPAIQEIPSTSGVLNPLQGIAGNLTNTPSSPISGLPWSGPGALQQLVAKLPAPSNAGNTMKDPPIPAIPEIPAIPAIPAIPSIPEVPNLQGLTGNLTSAFTNPLGALTGPGQAALQQIIATVPTTSNTTNTMSDPPIPAIPAIPAIPAIPAIPSIPEVPNLQGLTGNLTNAFTNPLGAVTGPGQAALQQIIGATSGNSTSSNAPNDPIQGSIQQLTGGLTSAFSNPLNATGVPGSPIDVISNGTSALQQVFNNTAPNIPVFGQLLPAPSFSLPLPSDSSKDVLFLNTLESHTKALLESLQKGNQHPETSLPVEEISKLIQHLGSRFSGPLAYPSHLYALLLANNITLPPPPTENNNNNNDAKFGPPFLNAAVLNWNAVNQFPFLASLFGSSPSASKKPLSTRPVLECPACSATCGVVNNVRQERIIGGEIVNPPSKYPWNVRFTYFGSDAGQGTLINDRAIITTASTILNMPLYSQAAAVFNVFDRASTVEQHFVKGIAKVVAHPDFDPKKPFDNNIGIVVLEGPVPFSDTLRPICLPMAFDSYGGSQGVVVGWGSNTEDGEPSQVPQEVRIPLYSEKECKMANSDLTSGNLCGGVVKPAPNSAIKTTCEGDDGAALMIPARDNPMLQTLIGVAITVPYEGCGNVNQPAVFTNVQNFIDFIIYHGVGCGC, encoded by the exons ATGGTGAAATTGGGGACGGTTTTGGTGGTTTTAGTTcttttagttgttttttctaTTAGCTCCAGTCGGGCTGATGAATCAGAG AAAACGAAGCATGATCATCATCgccaagaaaaggaaaaaataagtcATCAGCCGGAACATGAGAAGAAAGTTGCAAGTGTTCAAAACGCGAAAGAAGACAGGATATTCGTGACGCGTAAGGATAGTCAAGGGCCTAGCCATCAAAAGCCAGCAAAACAACcaacgaaaacgaaaaacaaagtCAAAGTTGACCGTCCGAAAAAACCATCCGAACCCGTGCTTGCGGTTGTGGCATCTCCGGCGGCTAAAGTGACCAAAAAACCGGATAAACCTGCCGAGAAAGAAACCGTGGTCAAATCTGAGTCGAAGGCTCCACGGCCACCGTTATTTGCTTTGctcaatgaaaataaattaaatgagCAAGCAGCATCTTCCGTCGGAAGTGGTTCAACAGACTCTCCAACGAGGGGAAGTCTAAGTTCTTCAACAGTAGCTAGTGAGAATGAAGCTGCGGTTTCGGATGATCAAAGCACAGTGGCATCTTCTTCAGATCTTCCTACCGAATCAACCACAGTAGAAACCAGTTCGGTCGATCTCTCATCAGTCAGTGGAAGCTCAACTTCCGAGAGCTCTCCTTCAGATCAAAGCTCGAGTCCACCAGTATTGcctcattttgaaaatattttggcaaGTCTGCAACAGATCCAAAGTCTTAGCAGTAATCCTAACTTTACTGGTGGCATTGCGCACGAAAGCGAACTTGATAAATTGCTAAATGCAACTACGAATGGAACTTCTGCAGCCGGATCCAATCCATTTTCCTTCACAGTGCTTAGTGAGGAAGTCAAAAATCAAAGCTTAATTATCCAAAACATTTCAGTACCCGCTTACACGAGCCAGTTACAGTTACTTTTGCTTCAACAACCATCTGTAAACGTTACCGGGCTTGATTTAAGCACTGTTGCCATTGATGGTGATTTTTCTACAGCGGCTTCTACGGCATCCAGTACGTCTGAAGCAGACTCCTCTGCAAGTGTTACTACCGACACATCAACAGATAGTTCTACGGTTACGGATCCTGAACCACAAGCCTCCACAACAGGAGAAGCTGACTCAGCATCGAATAGTGCTTCGGAGTCTACAACGCCCGGTGAAGTAACAGAGGCATCGCAGTCGGTTAGCGAAGAAGATTCAGTGCCAAGTAGCATGCAAGAGACTTCCTCATCTGCTACAGACACTTCTCCAGCAGAGTCTTCTACGGCTGCTGGTGAGAGTGATTCGACGCCAAGTGAAGAATCAATGGCTTCAAGCTCTAGTAGTGGGGATGAATCGGAACCTACCACAGCTGTCTCTGAATCGACTTCTCCTTCAGAAACAACCGATTCCGCTAGTTCAACCGACGCACCAGTAGAACCATCAACGGAGATGTCGAATGCAGAATCTAGTGTATCATTTGCAGCACCAGTAGAACCATCAACGGAGAGTTCGAATGCAGAATCTAGTGCATCATCTGCAGCACCAGTAGAACCATCAACGGAGATGTCGAATGCAGAATCTAGTGCATCATCTGCAGCACCAGTAGAACCTTCAACGGAGAGTTCGAATGCAGAATCTAGTGCATCATCTGCAGCACCAGTAGAACCATCAACGGAGATGTCGAATGCAGAATCTAGTGCATCGTCTGCAGCACCAGTAGAACCTTCAACGGAGAGTTCGAATGCAGAATCTAGTGCATCATCTGCAGCACCAGTAGAACCATCTACGGATGGCGCTGGTGCAGAATCGAATACTTCAGCAGCACCATCAACAGTGGGTTCGGATGCAGAATCTAGTGTATCATCTGAAGCACCTGCAGAATCGTCAACGGAGAGTTCAGCTGGAGATTCGaatgcagcagcagcaccagtaGAACCATCTACAATGGGCTCCGATACGGAATCTAGTTCAACATCTGCAGCACCATCAACGGAGGGTTCGGATTCAGAATCCAGTGTATCAACAGCAGCTCCAATAGAACCATCTACCGCTGGTTTAGATGCAGAATCTGCCTTCACTGGTGATCTATCATCAATCGGATTCCAGCCGCCTTTCCTAGCTAATTTCAGCTTGTTCCAATTTTTATCGGTGAATGGTTCGTCAAAACCTAGTCAGCTCCAGCAGCTGTTGGCCAACTACACTCAAAAGGTTAATCACACACGGACTCCGATCTCGGAAGAAAACAAACCTAGTTTCCCCAGCTTAATGAACCCACACCTTCCCTTGATCTACCAAAATATTTCACATAACAGCAGTCTGATACAACTTTTAGCAGCTACCAATATGGGAAGTATTAAAGGGCCTTTGGATCAAATTACCAATACACTCACTGGTCTCACAGCTGGTTTTGGAGCTGGTAATCCGTTCAGCGGAAGCACTAACTCTACTGGAGCGCCAGGAACGAATCCATTCGAAGTGCTGTCTGGATTGTTTCAAGGAGGACTCAACAATGCTAGCAACATCGGAACCGGTTTATTCGGTCAGCTTCCCTCTTTGAATACCAACGGTAGTGCTcaaaaaaatccattatttGCCCCATCACCCGGATGGTTCAACAGACCTACACTAATCTACAACTTCACAGCAGCAAATACGTCATTTGAAAATCTTGCACTCAACTCAAGCTCGTTGAATGATCCTCTGATTATTTCGGCATTCCCAGCGAAACCAGCTAGTCCGGTGGATGGACTTAGTGGTGCAGGTCAAGCAgctttattgcaaattttagcCACCATTCCAGCACCTGCTGATTCAACCAACGCGGGCAATGAATCACCGATTCCGGCAATCCCAGCAATTCCTGCTGTACCTGCGATACAAGAAATCCCATCAACTTCAGGAGTCCTTAATCCTCTCCAAGGAAATTTCACTAACACTCCTTCTAGTCCTATCAGTGGCCTACCTTGGTCAGGTCCTGGTGCTCTTCAACAATTAGTTGCAAAACTTCCTGCACCTTCCAACGCGGGAAATACAATGAAAGATCCTCCAATACCAGCAATCCCCGCAATACCTGCGATACCAGCGATACCTGCTATTCCATCCATACCAGAGGTGCCGAATCTCCAGGGACTCACAGGAAATCTCACCAACGCGTTCACCAATCCACTGGGTGCCCTAACCGGTCCTGGACAAGCAGCCCTTCAGCAAATCATTGCAACCGCTCCCACAACTTCGAATGCTACAAATACGATGAGTGATCCTCCAATACCTGCAATTCCCGCAATACCTGCAATTCCGGCGATTCCAGCAATCCCGTCAATTCCGGAGGTACCGAACCTTCAAGGACTCACAGGAAATCTCACCAACGCGTTCACCAATCCACTGGGTGCCCTAACCGGTTCTGGACAAGGTGCTCTTCAGCAACTCATTGCAACCGTTCCCACAACTTCGAATGCTACAAATACAATGAGTGATCCCCCAATACCATCAATACCTGCAATACCTGATCCTTCGTTGAATGATCCTCTGATTATTTCGGCATTCCCAGCGAAACCAGCTAGTCCAGTGGATGGACTTAGTGGTGCAGGTCAAGCAgctttattggaaattttagcCACCATTCCAGCACCTGCTGACTCAACCAACGCGGGCAATGAATCATCGATTCCGGCAATCCCAACAATTCCTGCTGTACCTGCTATACAAGAAATCCCATCGACTTCAGGAGTCCTTAATCCTCTCCAAGGAATTGCAGGAAATCTCACTAACACTCCTTCTAGTCCTATCAGCGGCCTACCTTGGTCAGGTCCTGGTGCTCTCCAACAACTAGTTGCAAAACTTCCTGCACCTTCCAACGCGGGAAATACAATGAAAGATCCTCCAATACCAGCAATCCCCGAAATACCTGCGATACCTGCGATACCTGCTATTCCATCCATCCCAGAGGTTCCGAACCTTCAAGGACTCACAGGAAATCTCACCAGCGCGTTCACCAATCCACTGGGTGCCCTAACCGGTCCTGGACAAGCTGCACTTCAACAAATCATTGCGACCGTTCCCACGACTTCGAATACTACAAACACGATGAGTGATCCCCCAATACCAGCAATTCCCGCAATACCTGCAATTCCAGCGATTCCAGCAATCCCGTCAATTCCGGAGGTACCGAACCTTCAAGGACTCACAGGAAATCTCACCAACGCATTTACCAATCCACTGGGTGCCGTCACCGGTCCTGGACAAGCAGCCCTTCAACAGATTATCGGCGCAACTTCAGGAAACTCAACCTCCAGTAACGCTCCAAATGATCCCATCCAAGGTTCAATCCAACAACTTACCGGTGGTTTAACCTCTGCATTTTCGAATCCCTTGAACGCAACCGGTGTTCCTGGTTCACCGATCGACGTCATCTCCAATGGCACCAGTGCGCTCCAACAAGTCTTCAACAACACGGCACCAAACATTCCTGTTTTCGGACAGCTCCTGCCGGCTCCCTCCTTTTCACTTCCCCTGCCGTCGGACAGTTCTAAGGACGTTCTATTCCTCAACACTCTCGAGTCGCACACCAAAGCCCTCCTTGAAAGCCTTCAAAAAGGCAACCAGCATCCAGAAACATCTTTACCAGTCGAAGAGATTTCCAAGCTCATCCAACATCTGGGATCGCGATTCTCCGGTCCTCTCGCATACCCTTCCCATCTGTACGCACTGCTTCTCGCCAATAACATCACTCTTCCACCACCACCAACcgaaaacaacaataacaacaatgacGCCAAATTTGGACCACCCTTCCTGAATGCCGCAGTTCTCAACTGGAACGCAGTGAATCAGTTCCCCTTCCTCGCCAGTTTGTTTGGATCATCGCCAAGCGCTTCCAAAAAGCCTCTCAGCACTCGACCCGTTCTCGAGTGCCCGGCTTGCTCCGCCACCTGTGGAGTCGTCAACAATGTTCGCCAGGAACGTATCATCGGGGGTGAAATCGTGAACCCTCCCTCGAAGTATCCCTGGAATGTGCGATTCACCTATTTCGGTAGCGATGCCGGCCAGGGAACGCTTATCAACGATCGAGCCATCATAACTACTGCATCGACTATCCTCAACATGCCGCTGTACTCGCAGGCAGCTGCCGTCTTCAACGTGTTCGACCGGGCTTCGACAGTGGAGCAGCACTTTGTCAAGGGCATCGCGAAGGTCGTCGCTCATCCCGACTTCGATCCGAAGAAACCCTTTGACAACAACATCGGCATAGTGGTACTGGAAGGGCCCGTTCCCTTTAGCGATACGCTGCGACCTATCTGTCTTCCAATGGCCTTCGACTCGTACGGCGGAAGTCAAGGCGTGGTCGTTGGATGGGGCTCCAATACCGAGGATGGTGAACCATCCCAAGTACCGCAAGAGGTCCGCATACCCCTGTACAGCGAGAAGGAGTGCAAGATGGCTAATTCAGACCTGACCAGTGGTAATCTGTGTGGAGGCGTCGTAAAGCCTGCCCCGAACAGCGCCATTAAAACGACCTGTGAG ggtGACGATGGAGCGGCTCTGATGATACCAGCTCGCGATAATCCGATGCTTCAGACGCTCATCGGAGTGGCCATTACGGTTCCCTACGAGGGTTGCGGCAACGTTAACCAGCCCGCCGTTTTCACGAACGTTCAGAACTTCATCGATTTCATCATCTACCATGGAGTTGGGTGCGGTTGTTGA
- the LOC129745402 gene encoding soluble guanylate cyclase 89Da-like gives MYGMLLESVQHFVQLEYGEPVWKQALLAAGCKLTVFNTYQQYPDSLIPDLAAALSAITGQSIDEFMVFFGRCFVRFFSNFGYDELIKATGRYFCDFLHSVDNIHLQMRFTYRKMKSPSMQLIEVDERGAVLVYRSTRSGFSKYLRGQLMEIAKQLYNMDVTIKVLESQNDVPGGTAGPISIQGGLKTVIVKYRLDFDNLEYMQKRVHMKAHPSQLALSPVSSSLLLDLFPFALILNEQMRITAAGEKLIESWMLNNINRSPTELMGSKVTDHFKLRRPTGITFTWDNMKRLQTVNFEIQLLKGATATDGAEEGPQEPDDPGKLMNIARRGSQGLRSILLKGEMRYIRDINSLVFLCSPLINNLEELREVGLYLNDLNTHGLSREMVFSGFSHNSRLDLMCEREEKRAEELETSLALADEWKRQGDELLYSMIPRSIAERLREGQNPQETCQSHEEVTVLFAEIQESLTSDDSIKYAMTTVNTLNAAFTAFDELIQSPMAYKVETVGKVYMAVSGAPDVNPCHVQHSADLALGMLQSILDLKLPGVGVKIGVHTGPIVAGIVGLKVPRYCLFGDTVNTASRMESSSDINKIQVSGFTANKLKKYGYKLTFRGKVAVKGKGEMETFWLEGGPSSVSKKISGK, from the exons CTGGAATATGGAGAGCCGGTCTGGAAACAGGCCCTGCTAGCGGCCGGCTGTAAACTAACcgttttcaacacctatcag CAATATCCGGACAGCTTGATTCCGGATCTGGCGGCAGCGCTTTCGGCCATTACCGGCCAGAGCATCGACGAGTTTATGGTGTTTTTCGGGCGATGTTTCGTGCGATTCTTCAGCAACTTTGGTTACGATGAGCTGATCAAGGCCACCGGACGGTATTTCTGTGATTTTCTCCACTCGGTGGACAACATCCATCTGCAGATGCGGTTCACCTACCGGAAGATGAAGAGCCCATCGATGCAGCTGATCGAGGTCGACGAACGAGGGGCGGTGCTGGTTTATCGGAGTACACGTTCGGGGTTTTCCAAGTACTTGCGGGGGCAGCTGATGGAGATTGCTAAGCAGCTGTACAATATGGATGTCACTATCAAGGTGCTGGAGAGTCAAAACGATGTGCCCGGTGGAACGGCGGGGCCAATCTCGATTCAGGGAGGTTTGAAAACTGTCATCGTGAAATATCGGTTGGATTTCGATAATCTTGAGTAT ATGCAGAAACGGGTCCACATGAAGGCCCACCCGTCGCAGCTGGCCCTGTCCCCGGTGAGCAGCAGCCTGCTGCTGGACCTTTTCCCCTTCGCGCTGATCCTGAACGAGCAGATGCGTATTACGGCGGCCGGCGAGAAGCTCATCGAATCGTGGATGCTGAACAACATCAACCGTTCGCCGACGGAGCTGATGGGCTCCAAAGTTACTGATCACTTCAAACTGCGGCGACCCACCGGAATCACGTTTACCTGGGATAAT ATGAAGCGACTACAAACGGTTAACTTCGAAATTCAATTGCTCAAGGGAGCGACGGCGACCGATGGAGCTGAGGAAGGTCCACAGGAACCCGATGATCCCGGGAAGCTGATGAATATTGCTCGGAGGGGTTCCCAAGGGCTGAGGAGCATTCTGTTGAAGGGCGAGATGCGCTACATTCGGGACATCAATTCGTTGGTGTTTCTGTGCAGTCCTCT GATCAACAACCTCGAGGAGCTGCGGGAAGTTGGCCTGTACCTGAACGATCTGAACACTCACGGGCTCAGCCGTGAAATGGTATTTTCCGGATTTTCACACAACTCCCGGCTGGATCTGATGTGTGAGCGCGAGGAAAAGCGAGCTGAAGAGCTGGAAACGTCACTGGCCTTGGCCGACGAATGGAAACGGCAGGGTGACGAGCTGTTGTACTCGATGATCCCAAGGTCGATAGCTGAACGGCTGCGAGAAGGGCAGAACCCTCAAGAGACGTGCCAGAGCCACGAAGAGGTGACTGTTCTGTTTGCAGAGATTCAGGAATCGCTTACGTCCGATGACTCCATCAAGTACGCGATGACGACTGTGAACACGCTGAATGCGGCCTTTACCGCATTCGACGAGTTGATCCAGTCGCCGATGGCCTACAAGGTGGAGACAGTTGGCAAGGTCTATATGGCGGTGAGCGGTGCGCCAGATGTTAATCCTTGCCACGTACAGCACTCGGCCGATTTGGCGTTGGGGATGCTGCAGAGCATTCTCGACCTCAAGCTGCCGGGAGTTGGAGTGAAAATTGGAGTCCACACCGGTCCAATAGTGGCCGGAATCGTCGGGCTGAAGGTGCCCCGGTACTGCCTTTTCGGGGACACCGTCAATACGGCATCGCGCATGGAGAGCAGCAGCGACATTAACAAAATTCAGGTTTCCGGCTTCACGGCTAACAAGCTGAAAAAGTATGGCTACAAGTTAACATTCCGTGGAAAGGTGGCTGTGaag GGTAAAGGCGAGATGGAAACCTTCTGGCTGGAGGGTGGTCCCAGTAGCGTTAGCAAGAAGATCTCCGGCAAATGA